DNA sequence from the Thauera sedimentorum genome:
CAGGCCCGTCACCTGCTCGTGCAGCATGGCCGGAGTGATGGCATGCAGGTTCTCAGCCATCTCCGTTCTCCGCCGACGGTGCGCCGGACGCCGCCCGTTCGCGGCGATGGCGCAGCACGAGCTCGCGCAGCATGCGGGCTTCCGCGTGCTCGCCCGCGTGACGAAAGAGCTGCGCCACCTGCATGGCGAGATCGTCCTGCGATGCCCCGTCCGGCATCGTCGCACGCCGCTCGTCGTCGCTCATTGCCCGACCTCCCGCTCGAAGATGAAGAGACGTCCGCTGGCCTGCGAGTCCGCACCCAGCACACGGCAGGTGATGCGGTAGGTGGCGCCGCCGATGCCCGCGCTCAGTTCGCCCTCGCCCATGCCCGCCAGGCGGGCCGCCAGCGCAGGCGGCAGCGCACGCCCCAGGTCGGAACCCAGCGTCGTGCCGGACACCCCGAGCAGCTCCGCTGCGGCGCCGTTGGCCGCCACCACCATGCCGAAATCGTCAACGCCGAGCAGCGGCCAGGGCAACAGCTGCAACACCTCGTGCAGCACGCCCATCGCCCGCCGGTCACGCACGATCTGCGCCTGCTGCTCGGCGAGCAGGTGCTCTAGACGCCGGTTGGCGTCGCCAAGCTGCACCGACAGGCGGCGATTGTCGTCGGCCAGGCGCTTGTACTGCACGGCCTCGGCGATGTTGGCGCGCAGTTGCTCGTCGTCCCAGGGCTTGGTGAGGAACTTGAAGATCGCCCCTTCGTTGATCGCATCGGTGATGGACTGCAGTTCGGTGTAGCCGGAGAGCACCAGGCGCACGGTCTCGGGGCGGCGGGCGCGCGCCTCGCGCAGGAACTCCACGCCGCTCATGCCCGGCATGCGCTGGTCGGAGAGGATCACGTCCACCGGATGGGCGTCGAGCTGCTGCAGCCCTTCCTCGCCGCTGGCGGCGGTGATCAGGGTGTAGCCGTCGCGCCGCAACAGCCTGCGCAGCGCGGCGAGGATGTTGGCCTCGTCGTCGACCAGCAGCAGGGTGCCGCTGAGCGGCCCCGGCGTCGCCTCGGTCTGTCCTGCCTCGCTCATGCGCCTCGTCCCCGCATCGTATTCATGCGTCGCGTCTGTGCGCGTCCTGGCCCAATGATCCGCCCGCGCGGCGCTCCCGCGCAAGTCCGCGCGCCTGCCCGCCTTGCGCCAACCCCTGGTTCAGGGGCGTGCCGGTGGCCGGGCGAGCTTGCGTTGCAGGGTGCGCCGGTGCATGTTCAGCGCCCGCGCGGTGGCCGAGATGTTGCCGGCATGCTCGGTGAGTACGCGCTGGATGTGCTCCCACTCGACCTGATCCACCGACAGCGGCCGGCTGTCGATCTCGTCCTCCAGCACCAGCTCGTCGGCCTGCAGCGCATTGACGATGGCATCGACATCGGCCGGCTTGGCGAGATACTGCACCGCCCCCAGCTTGACCGCGTTCACCGCGGTGGCGATGCTCGCGTAGCCGGTCAGCACCAGGATGCGGGCGTTGGGGTTGATGCCCAGCAGGGGCGCGATCAGCTTGAGCCCGGACTCGCCGTCGAGGTTGAGGTCCAGCACGACGAACTCGGGTTCGTGGGTGTCGGCCAGCTGCAGCGCCTCGGCCTGGCTGTGCGCGCTGTAGACGCTGAACCCGCGCTGCGTCAGGGCGCGCGACAGCACGCGGTTGAACACGGCGTCGTCATCGATGACGAGCAGATGCGGATGGATTTCGCTCATGCGCGGATTCGCTCCAGCGGAACACACAGGCGGGCGATCGTACCACCGCCCTCGCGCGGCAACAGCGCCAGCGATCCGCCCAGCCGGGCGAGCGCGGCACGCGCCAGAAAAAGCCCGATCCCCATGCCGCCGTCACGCGCACCCAGCGGCGCACGCCCCAGCTCGGCCTGCAGCGCGGGCGCGATGCCGGGGCCGCGGTCGCGCACCGCGACGCACAGCGCGCCGTCGGCCAGTCCGGCATGAAGTTCGACATCGTCCGGGCTGGCGTCCGCGGCGTTGTTGATCAGGGTGTGCAGCGCTTCGCCCAGCGTGGCGTCGGCGACGATGTTCAGCTCGGTCAGGGCCGGCTCGCACACCAGCCGTGCCTCGGCGTGCGGACGCAGCGCCTGCCAGCGGTCCACCACGGTCCTCACCCAGGCATCCGCCGGCTGTGCGCCGCCGCCTTCGGCGCGCAACGCGCCGGCATCGGCGGTGAGGCCGCCGAGGATGCGCTTGCAGTGTTCGATCTGCTCGCGCATCAGCGCGAGATCCTCGCGCATCTCGCCCGGCGGTGCGCTGCGCGCCAGCTCGTCGGCGAGGATGCGCAGCGTGCCCAGCGGCGTGCCCAGCTTGTGGGCCGCGCCCGCGGCGAGGTTGGCGAGCGCGACGATCTGCTCGTCGCGCGCCTGCGCCTCGCGCGCCGCGGCCAGCTCGCGCTCGCGGCGGCGCAGCGCGGCAGTGGCACGCGCGACGAACCACACTACCGCCAGCGCCGACAGCACGAAGGTGATCCACATGCCGGCCAGGTGCCAGTGCATGGCGTCCGCGCTGGCGTGAAAGACGATGGGCTGATGGAAATGCCACAGCACGGAATAGGCGGCCACCGCCAGCGCGGCCAGCAGCCATCCCTGCAGCGCCGGCAGGATGGCGGCGCCGATGGCCACCAGCGGCAGGAACAGCGAGATCAGCGGATTGGTGGCCCCGCCGCTCAGGTACAGGAAGGCGCTCCAGCCGGCGAGATCGGCCAGCAGCTGGGAGAACAGGGCCCACGATCCCGGCGGTGCGGCACGCCCGGTGAACCAGGCCAGCGCGCCGAGATTGCAGCCGGCCAGCACCACCGCCACCGCCAGCATGCGGGCCTGCGGCAGGGCCACGTCCAGCAGCGGCGGCAGCGCGAGCGTCGCCACCCCCATGCACGCCACCGACAGCCAGCGCAGCACGACCAGGCGGGCGAGCTGAGTGCTGCCGAGCGGCGGAGGCGGCGAGGCGGTGAACGTCCGGAACATGGCGTCATTATGCGCAGCCCCTCGCCGGCCGGCGAGCCCGCGGCGCGCCTATTCCGATCAAATTTTCGTTTTTGTCTTAAATCAAGGACTGCCCCCCTGTGCCTATCTAGAGTGCGACTGCGACAAATCGTCGCAGCGTCAAAAGGACGCAGGCGCCAGCTCCGGAAGCGACCGGCGCAGCGCCGGGACGATCACCGATCACCTCTGGAAGAAGGGAGCCGCGAAACCATGAAGCACGATGAAACCAACAACACGCTCGATGCACAGCCCGATCCCGGTCGACGCAAATTCCTGAACACCGCCGCCTTTGCCGGTCTGGCCGGTGCCGGCCTGTCGGTCGGCCTGTCCGCCTGCAAGCAGGAACAGGCCGCCGCCCCCGCGGCCGCCCCCGCGGCCGCACCCGCCGCCAAGGCCGCCGCCAGCGGCAGCCACAGCAACATCCACCTCGCCCCGGGCGAACTGGATACCTACTACGGCCTGTGGTCCGGTGGTCACACCGGCGACTTCCGCGTGCTCGGCCTGCCGTCCGGCCGCGAACTGCATCGTGTGCCGTGCTTCGTGCCGGACGCGCTGGTCGGCTGGGGCCACACCAACGAATCCAAGGCGATCATGGGCACCAAGGCCGACGGCAGCCTGAAGTACACCGTCGGCGACACCCACCACACCCACGCCTCCTACAAGGACGGCAACTACGACGGCCGCTACGCCTGGATCAACGACAAGATCAACAGCCGTATCGCGCGTATCCGCCTGGATTACTTCATCTGCGACAAGATCACCGAGATCCCGAACATCCAGGGCTTCCACGGCATCTTCCCGGACAAGCGCGACCCGGTCGACCAGTCGATCAACTACACCACCCGCGTGTTCTGCGGCGCAGAGTTCCACCTGCCGATGCCCAACGACGGCCGCGACCTGGAGAGCCCGGAGAAGTACCGCGCGCTGTTCAGCTGCGTCGATGCCGAGACCATGGAACTGCGCTGGCAGGTGCTGATCGACGGCAACTGCGACCTGGTGGCCACCTCCTTCGACGGCAAGCTGGCGGCCTCCAACCAGTACAACACCGAGGGCGGCCACCACTATGAAGGCATGATGTCCGCCGAGCGCGACGCGTGCATCTTCTTCAACATCGCCCGCATCGAGCAGGCAGTGAAGGACGGCAAGTTCACCACCATCGGCGACTCCAAGGTTCCGGTGGTCGATGGCACCAAGGCCGCCAACACCGATCCGAAGACCGCGCTGGTGGCCTACGTCACCGTGCCGAAGAACCCGCACGGCGTGAATGCCTCGCCGGACGGCAAGTACTTCATCTGCGCGGGCAAGCTGTCGCCCACCGCCACCGTGATCGAGCTGGCCAAGGTGCTGGAGTGGTTCGAAGGCAACCTGGACGACCTCGAAAAGTCCATCGTCGCCGAAGTCGAACTGGGCCTGGGCCCCCTGCACACCGCCTTCGACGGCCGCGGCAACGCCTACACCACGCTCTTCCTGGACAGCCAGATCGTCAAGTGGAACGTGGATGCGGCGATCAAGTTCCATGCCGGCGACACCAGCGCACAGTACGTGGTCGACCGCCTGGACGTGCATTACCAGCCGGGCCACATCAACGCCACCCAGTCGGAAACCATGTTCGCCGACGGCAAGTGGCTGATGGTGGGCTGCAAGTTCTCCAAGGACCGCTTCCTGCCGGTCGGCCCGCTGCACGCCGAAACCGAGCAGCTGGTGGACATCTCCGGCGAGAAGATGGTGCTGGTGGCCGACCACCCGGTACGCCCCGAGCCGCACGACTTCATCATGTTCAAGCGCGAGCTGCTGAGCCCGAAGCAGGTCTACGACATCAACGACTTCCCGCTCGCCACCAAGGACCCGAAGGAAGGCGGCGTGACCCGCAACGGCAACAAGGTCACGGTGCGCATCACCTCGCTGGCGCCGGCCTTCGATCCGCGCGAGTTCAAGGTCAAGCGCGGCGACGAGGTCACCATCATCCTGACCAACCTGGACAAGATCGAGGACTTGACGCACGGCTTCGCGGTGCCCAAGTACAACATCAACTTCATCGTCAATCCGCAGGAAACCGCGTCGGTCACCTTCAAGGCCGACAAGCCGGGCGTGTATTGGTACTACTGCACCCACTTCTGCCACGCCCTGCACCTGGAAATGCGCGGCCGGATGATCGTGGAGGCCTGACAAGGCGCCACTTTCCAACCGACCACGTCACCAGGCACCCGGCCGGGGCTCGCGCCCCGGCCTGTGCAAACCGCTCCCGCAAGGAGCGGGTCGATCGGGTGATCTCTTCGAGGGGCTGCGTGCCCCTCGTTTTTTTGCTCCGCGCCGGCAGCTCTGCTCCGCTTCGCGGAATTGATACGGGACAAATACAGTTCCGTACCCGGCTTCTAAAGTGTGTCCGCCGCTCTCGCAAGGAGCGGGTCGATCGGGTGATCTTCAGGAGGGGCTCCGCGCCCCTCCATTTTTTTGTCCGCAGCACGCCTCCGGCCGCATGCCGCTGGCACGCAGAACCTGCGGAAATCCGCATGGCACAACGCCGGCCGGGCCAAATTGATTCGGAACAAGTACAAATTCAGCATTCGCTTCTAGAGTGCGTCACAACGTCGCACCCACAGCACGGCGACCCCGAATCCCGACCCCAGCAAGACGATTCCAAGATGAACATTCCGGCCCTATTCAGAAAACTGCTGACCGGCGCAGCCCTGGCGCTGCTGTCCGCCACCGCCATGGCGGACGCCTACAACGCCCAACTGCCGGAAGACATCAACACCGCCCCGGACCTGTGCAGCCTGGTCTCCTGTACCGAGGTGCTGCCGGGCGCCACCGAATTCTCCGAGCGCAAGGGGCGGCCGTACTACGTCGAAGGCTATGCGCAGAAGGACGGGCAGCGCGAGCTGGTCGGCTACGTCATGCTGTCGACCGACATCACCGACATCCCCGCCTATTCCGGCAAGCCGGTGATCACCCTGATCGGCATGGACAAGGGCGGCCGCTTCGCGGGCGTGAAGATCCTCAAGCACTCCGAGCCCATCCTGCTGCTGGGCATTCCGGAGTCGGCGCTGATCAAGTTCAACGACCAGTACCTGGGCAAGTTCGTGGGCGACAACATCGAGGTCGGCCGCACCCGCCCGGAAGAGAACATCATCGGCCTGGACGCCATCTCCGGCGCCACGGTGACGGTGATCGCGCAGAACCAGGTGATGATGACCTCCGGCGCCTCGGTGGCGCGCCAGGTCGGCATCCTGGAGCCGGTGGTGCGCGAACCGGCGCGCTTCATCGAGACCGGTGGCAAGCCCGACTGGAACACCCTGGTCGAGGAAGGCAGCATCCAGCGCCTCACCGTGCGCCCCGAGCAGGTCGGCCTGGAGCGCAGCGGCGAGCCCTTCATCGACCTGTGGTTCGGCTACCTCAACCAGCCCGACGTCGGCCGTGCGGTGCTGGGCGATGCGGCCTGGCGCAACCTGATGAGCCGCCTGGGCGAGACCGAACACGCCATCTTCGTGATCCGCAGCGGCGGCAAGGAGTCGTTCAAGGGCTCGGGCTTCGTGCGCGGCGGCCTGTACGACCGCGTGCAGATCCGCCAGGGCGCTGACACCTTCACCTTCCGCGACCTCGACTACCTCAACCTCTACAGCCTGGCCGCCGCCGGTGCGCCGGCCTACGACGAATCGGCGATCTTCATCGTCCGCCCGGAACACCAGGGCGCGAGCTTCTCCGGCGCCTATCCGTGGAAGTTCGTGTTCCTCGGCAACCGCGTGGACCGCGCCACCGGCCAGCGCAGCTTCGCCAACTTCGACACCGAGTACTGGATTCCCGCCAAGTACCTGGAAGGCGGCCGCCCGCACATCGAGCGCCCGGTGCCGCCCTGGCTGCGCGTATGGAAGACCCGCGCACTGGAGATCGGCCTGTTTGCCGCACTGCTGGTGGCGGTGGGCATCGTGTATGCGAACCGTGACCGCCTGACCCGCGCATCCACCCACAAGAACAAGTGGCCGGTGAATGCCTTCAAGTACACCGCCTGGCTCATCAGCATCGGCTACGTCGGCTTCTACCTGCTGGCGCAGCCCTCCATTACCCAGGTGCTGACCTGGTTCCATGCCCTGCTCTTCCAGTGGAAGTGGGAGCTCTTCCTCACCGACCCCTTCATCTTCCTGTTCTGGATCTTCATCATCGTCACCGTCTTCCTGTGGGGTCGCGGACTGTTCTGCGGCTGGCTGTGCCCCTTCGGCTCGCTGTCCGAGCTGCTCTACAAGATCGGCGGGGCGATCGGCCTGAAGCGCTTCCAGTTCAAGCTCTCCAAGCCCCTGCACGACAAGCTCAAGTGGGTGAAGTACGCGGTGTTCTTCGGCCTGCTCGGGGTCTCGGTGTTCTCGATGACGCTGGCCGAGATGCTGGCCGAGGTCGAGCCCTTCAAGACCACCTTCCTGGTGGGCCTGTTCAACCGCAGCTGGCCCTACACCCTGTTCGCCGCCGGCCTGCTGGGACTGTCGATCTTCATCGAGCGCCCCTTCTGCAAGTACCTGTGCCCGCTCGGCGCCTCGCTGGCCATGCCCAGCACCTTCCGCTGGTTCGGCCTGAAGCGCAAACAGGAATGCGACTCCTGCAAGGCCTGCGCGGTGGGCTGCGGCTCGCTCGCCATCGACAAGGACGGCCGCATCGACCAGCGCGAATGCCTGCTGTGCCTGGACTGCATGGTGCTCTATACCGACGACCACGGCTGCCCGCCGCTGGCCAAGGAACGCAAGCGCCGCAGCAAGGCCGGCCTGCCGCTGACCCCGATCGGCGCGGACGGCTACTTCATCCCCATCAAGCCGGTGCCGGCCGACAAGCCGGTCACCGCCTGAAGACGACTAGGAGAACCCGACATGGTCAACCCGACGATGCCCACCGATCCGGTCGAACCGCCCTACGCCGGCCACGGCACCCTGGGCCTGATCGCCGCGGAAGTGTGGGACCACCTGTGGCCGTGGAGCCGGGCCGGCTTCGCGCGCCAGAAGGCCATTCAGGCCGCCGGGCTGGCGCTGGCCGCCGGCGCCACGGTGATGTGGATCCTCGCGGCGATGGGCCGCATGGATGCCGGCGCCATCATCGGCTGGTGGGTCAGCTGGAGCGTGTTCGAAGTGCTGGTGCGCCTGGGCTCCAAGCCCTATGTGAAGGAAGGCCCGTGGTGGGGCCGGCGCTACCGCAAGGCCTCGCTGATGGACATGGTGTGCTACGTGGGCTTCAAGAACCTGCTGATCGGCGCCAGCCTGTTCATCGCGCTGAAGTCCGCCGGCATCCTGGTGATCTGAGGCGAGCCGCACGATGACACCGCTCCCGGGTGCCTTCGCCCTGCTCCGCCTGTTCGCCGCCGCGCTGGCGGTCGCCCTGCTGCCTGGGCTGGCCGCCGCCAGCCTGCAGGTTCACCCCGGCGACTCCATCCAGGCCGCCATCGACCGCGCCGCCCCCGGCGACGTGATCGAGATCCACCGCGGACGCTACGTCGAGAACCTGCTGATCGAGAAGACCCTCACCCTGCGCGGCATCGACCGCCCGACGGTGAGCGGCGGCCTCAAGGGCGACACCATCCGCATCACCGCCGAGGACGTGGTGATCGACGGGCTGATCGTCAGCGATTCCGGCGACAGCCTGCTCGAGCAGAACTCGGGCATCTACATCTGGCCGGGCGCGCATCGCGCAGTGGTGCGCAACTGCGACCTCACCTACAACCTGTTCGGCCTGTGGGTGGAACAGGCCAACGACGTGCTGATCGAGAACAACGTGATCACCGGCAAGCGCGAATACCGCTCGCCGATGCGCGGCAACGGCATCCAGCTCTACAACACGCGGCGCGCACGGGTGTTCAACAACGAGGTCAGCTTCGTGCGCGACGCGCTCTACGTGGACGTCACCCACGACGCGGTCTTCCGCGGCAACAAGCTGCACCACAGCCGCTACGGCACCCACTACATGAACTCCTACCGCAACCTGTGGGAGGACAACGACGTGTGGATGAACCGCGGCGGCCTGGCGCTGATGGAAACGCGCAACCAGGTGGTGCGCAACAACCGCGTATGGGCCAATTCGGACCACGGCATCATGCTGCGCACCATCCAGGACTCCAAGGTGGAAGGCAACGTGCTGGCCGGCAACTCGCGCGGCTTCTTCATCTACGACGCCGAGTACAACACCCTGCGCGACAACCTGATCACCGACAACATCGTCGGCGTGCACCTGTGGGCCGGTTCCAAGAACAACGTGGTCGAAGGCAACGACTTCGTCGCCAACCGCGAGCAGGTGCGCTACGTGGGCGCCCGCGACATGGTGTGGGGCGAGGAGTCCGGCAACCACTGGAGCAACTACCTGGGCTGGGACCGCAACGGCGACGGCCTGGGCGACGTGCGCTACGAGGCCAACGACCTGGTCGACCGCCTGTCCTGGCGCCACCCCATGATGAAGCTGCTGCTTGCCAGCCCCGCAGTGCAGACACTGCGCCTGGTCGGCCAGCAGTTCCCCCTGCTGCGTGCACCCAGCGTGGTCGACCCGAACCCGCGCATGCAGCCAAATAACGATAACTGGAGAAACTGGCGTGGAAAGCACTACCCCGGCAGCCGCTGAGGCCATTGGCCAGGCCGCCGCCCGCGCGCCTCAGGACGCGGTGATCGAAGTGCGCGGCGTGGCGCGCCACTACGGCGCGGTGCGCGCGGTGGACGGCGTGGACCTGACCGTGGGCCGCGGTGAACTCTTCGGCCTGATCGGCCACAACGGCGCAGGCAAGAGCACCCTGTTCAAGATGATGCTCGGCCTGGTGCCGCCGAGCGCGGGCGAGATCCGCATCGACGGCGCAGCGGTCGGCGGGCGCGACTTCCGTGCCGTGCGACGCAAGATCGGCTACCTGCCGGAGAACGTCGTGCTCTACGACAACCTCACCGGCCTGGAGACGCTGCACTTCTTCGCCCGCCTCAAGGGCGTGCAGACCGGCGGCTGCGGCGCGGTGCTGGAGCGCGTCGGCCTCGCCCATGCCGCCGCCCGCCGGGTGCGCGAGTACTCCAAGGGCATGCGCCAGCGCCTGGGTTTCGCCCAGGCCCTGCTCGGCCATCCGCAGATCCTCTTCCTCGACGAGCCGACCACCGGCCTGGACCCGGAGGCGATCCGCGAGTTCTACCTCATCCTGCGCGGCCTGCGTGCCGAGGGCGTGACCGTGGTGATCACCTCGCACATCCTCGCCGAGATCCAGGAACGGGTCGACCGCCTGGCGATCATGGCCGCCGGCAAGGTGCAGGCGCTCGGCACGGTGCAGGACCTGCGCGAGCAGATGGACCTGCCGCTGTGGTTCGACGTCCACGTGGCCGAGGCCGACTTCACCGCGGTGCGCGACGCCCTCGGCAGCCTGCCGGTGGCCGCCATCGAGGCGCGCGACGGCCATGTGGCGGTACAGGTACGCCGCGAATCGAAGATGGCGGTGTTCGCCGCGCTCGCCACCCTGGGCGATCGCGTGCTCGACCTGCATGTGCGCGAACCGTCGCTGGAAGACGTGTTCTTCGGCTTTTCCGACTGAAGGGGCGGACATCATGGAAATCTCGCAAGTCGCCACCATCGCCGGCAAGGAATTCTGGGACCGCATCCGCAACCGCTGGGTGCTGGCCGTGGCCCTGGTGTTCACCGCCTTCGCGCTGGTCATCGCCTACTTCGGCGCCGCCCAGCAGGGCACGGTGGGCTTCCGCTCGATCGACGTCACCATCGCCAGCCTGGTCAGCCTGGTGATCTACCTGATCCCGCTGATCGCCCTGGTGCTGGGCTTCGACGCCATCGTCGGCGAACGCGAACGCGGCTCGCTCGACCTGCTGCTGTCGATGCCGATCACCCGCTTCGAGCTCATCCTCGGCAAGTACCTGGGGCTGGCCGCCGCGCTGGCCTTCTCCACCGTAGCCGGCTTCGGCCTGGTGGCGGTGGTGCTCTCCGCGCAGCTCGACCTCAACGCGCTGTTCCACTACTTCGGCTTCATGGCCAGCTCGGTGCTGCTCGGCATGGCCTTCCTCAGCCTGGCGGTGATGCTCTCGGTGTTCGCTGCCGACCGCACCCGCGCCTCGGGCCTGGCGATCGCCATGTGGTTCTTCTTCGTGCTGGTGTTCGACCTGCTGCTGCTCGGCGCGCTGGTGTTCACCGGTGGCCAGACCGGCGGCGAAGCGCTGCCCTGGCTGCTGCTGCTCAACCCGGCGGACGTGTTCCGCATCCTCAACATCTTCAGCATGGACGACGTGCGCACCCTGTACGGCCTGGCTACGGTTTTCCCGCCCAC
Encoded proteins:
- a CDS encoding response regulator, encoding MSEAGQTEATPGPLSGTLLLVDDEANILAALRRLLRRDGYTLITAASGEEGLQQLDAHPVDVILSDQRMPGMSGVEFLREARARRPETVRLVLSGYTELQSITDAINEGAIFKFLTKPWDDEQLRANIAEAVQYKRLADDNRRLSVQLGDANRRLEHLLAEQQAQIVRDRRAMGVLHEVLQLLPWPLLGVDDFGMVVAANGAAAELLGVSGTTLGSDLGRALPPALAARLAGMGEGELSAGIGGATYRITCRVLGADSQASGRLFIFEREVGQ
- a CDS encoding nitrous oxide reductase family maturation protein NosD gives rise to the protein MTPLPGAFALLRLFAAALAVALLPGLAAASLQVHPGDSIQAAIDRAAPGDVIEIHRGRYVENLLIEKTLTLRGIDRPTVSGGLKGDTIRITAEDVVIDGLIVSDSGDSLLEQNSGIYIWPGAHRAVVRNCDLTYNLFGLWVEQANDVLIENNVITGKREYRSPMRGNGIQLYNTRRARVFNNEVSFVRDALYVDVTHDAVFRGNKLHHSRYGTHYMNSYRNLWEDNDVWMNRGGLALMETRNQVVRNNRVWANSDHGIMLRTIQDSKVEGNVLAGNSRGFFIYDAEYNTLRDNLITDNIVGVHLWAGSKNNVVEGNDFVANREQVRYVGARDMVWGEESGNHWSNYLGWDRNGDGLGDVRYEANDLVDRLSWRHPMMKLLLASPAVQTLRLVGQQFPLLRAPSVVDPNPRMQPNNDNWRNWRGKHYPGSR
- a CDS encoding response regulator transcription factor, whose amino-acid sequence is MSEIHPHLLVIDDDAVFNRVLSRALTQRGFSVYSAHSQAEALQLADTHEPEFVVLDLNLDGESGLKLIAPLLGINPNARILVLTGYASIATAVNAVKLGAVQYLAKPADVDAIVNALQADELVLEDEIDSRPLSVDQVEWEHIQRVLTEHAGNISATARALNMHRRTLQRKLARPPARP
- a CDS encoding ATP-binding protein, with the translated sequence MFRTFTASPPPPLGSTQLARLVVLRWLSVACMGVATLALPPLLDVALPQARMLAVAVVLAGCNLGALAWFTGRAAPPGSWALFSQLLADLAGWSAFLYLSGGATNPLISLFLPLVAIGAAILPALQGWLLAALAVAAYSVLWHFHQPIVFHASADAMHWHLAGMWITFVLSALAVVWFVARATAALRRRERELAAAREAQARDEQIVALANLAAGAAHKLGTPLGTLRILADELARSAPPGEMREDLALMREQIEHCKRILGGLTADAGALRAEGGGAQPADAWVRTVVDRWQALRPHAEARLVCEPALTELNIVADATLGEALHTLINNAADASPDDVELHAGLADGALCVAVRDRGPGIAPALQAELGRAPLGARDGGMGIGLFLARAALARLGGSLALLPREGGGTIARLCVPLERIRA
- a CDS encoding ABC transporter permease, translated to MEISQVATIAGKEFWDRIRNRWVLAVALVFTAFALVIAYFGAAQQGTVGFRSIDVTIASLVSLVIYLIPLIALVLGFDAIVGERERGSLDLLLSMPITRFELILGKYLGLAAALAFSTVAGFGLVAVVLSAQLDLNALFHYFGFMASSVLLGMAFLSLAVMLSVFAADRTRASGLAIAMWFFFVLVFDLLLLGALVFTGGQTGGEALPWLLLLNPADVFRILNIFSMDDVRTLYGLATVFPPTLAEPWLLTLVMLGWIAAPLGVASWRFGK
- the nosZ gene encoding TAT-dependent nitrous-oxide reductase, translating into MKHDETNNTLDAQPDPGRRKFLNTAAFAGLAGAGLSVGLSACKQEQAAAPAAAPAAAPAAKAAASGSHSNIHLAPGELDTYYGLWSGGHTGDFRVLGLPSGRELHRVPCFVPDALVGWGHTNESKAIMGTKADGSLKYTVGDTHHTHASYKDGNYDGRYAWINDKINSRIARIRLDYFICDKITEIPNIQGFHGIFPDKRDPVDQSINYTTRVFCGAEFHLPMPNDGRDLESPEKYRALFSCVDAETMELRWQVLIDGNCDLVATSFDGKLAASNQYNTEGGHHYEGMMSAERDACIFFNIARIEQAVKDGKFTTIGDSKVPVVDGTKAANTDPKTALVAYVTVPKNPHGVNASPDGKYFICAGKLSPTATVIELAKVLEWFEGNLDDLEKSIVAEVELGLGPLHTAFDGRGNAYTTLFLDSQIVKWNVDAAIKFHAGDTSAQYVVDRLDVHYQPGHINATQSETMFADGKWLMVGCKFSKDRFLPVGPLHAETEQLVDISGEKMVLVADHPVRPEPHDFIMFKRELLSPKQVYDINDFPLATKDPKEGGVTRNGNKVTVRITSLAPAFDPREFKVKRGDEVTIILTNLDKIEDLTHGFAVPKYNINFIVNPQETASVTFKADKPGVYWYYCTHFCHALHLEMRGRMIVEA
- a CDS encoding ATP-binding cassette domain-containing protein, producing the protein MESTTPAAAEAIGQAAARAPQDAVIEVRGVARHYGAVRAVDGVDLTVGRGELFGLIGHNGAGKSTLFKMMLGLVPPSAGEIRIDGAAVGGRDFRAVRRKIGYLPENVVLYDNLTGLETLHFFARLKGVQTGGCGAVLERVGLAHAAARRVREYSKGMRQRLGFAQALLGHPQILFLDEPTTGLDPEAIREFYLILRGLRAEGVTVVITSHILAEIQERVDRLAIMAAGKVQALGTVQDLREQMDLPLWFDVHVAEADFTAVRDALGSLPVAAIEARDGHVAVQVRRESKMAVFAALATLGDRVLDLHVREPSLEDVFFGFSD
- a CDS encoding transcription regulator, encoding MVNPTMPTDPVEPPYAGHGTLGLIAAEVWDHLWPWSRAGFARQKAIQAAGLALAAGATVMWILAAMGRMDAGAIIGWWVSWSVFEVLVRLGSKPYVKEGPWWGRRYRKASLMDMVCYVGFKNLLIGASLFIALKSAGILVI
- a CDS encoding NosR/NirI family protein — encoded protein: MNIPALFRKLLTGAALALLSATAMADAYNAQLPEDINTAPDLCSLVSCTEVLPGATEFSERKGRPYYVEGYAQKDGQRELVGYVMLSTDITDIPAYSGKPVITLIGMDKGGRFAGVKILKHSEPILLLGIPESALIKFNDQYLGKFVGDNIEVGRTRPEENIIGLDAISGATVTVIAQNQVMMTSGASVARQVGILEPVVREPARFIETGGKPDWNTLVEEGSIQRLTVRPEQVGLERSGEPFIDLWFGYLNQPDVGRAVLGDAAWRNLMSRLGETEHAIFVIRSGGKESFKGSGFVRGGLYDRVQIRQGADTFTFRDLDYLNLYSLAAAGAPAYDESAIFIVRPEHQGASFSGAYPWKFVFLGNRVDRATGQRSFANFDTEYWIPAKYLEGGRPHIERPVPPWLRVWKTRALEIGLFAALLVAVGIVYANRDRLTRASTHKNKWPVNAFKYTAWLISIGYVGFYLLAQPSITQVLTWFHALLFQWKWELFLTDPFIFLFWIFIIVTVFLWGRGLFCGWLCPFGSLSELLYKIGGAIGLKRFQFKLSKPLHDKLKWVKYAVFFGLLGVSVFSMTLAEMLAEVEPFKTTFLVGLFNRSWPYTLFAAGLLGLSIFIERPFCKYLCPLGASLAMPSTFRWFGLKRKQECDSCKACAVGCGSLAIDKDGRIDQRECLLCLDCMVLYTDDHGCPPLAKERKRRSKAGLPLTPIGADGYFIPIKPVPADKPVTA